The genomic window CTCGCGCACGGCATCACGGTCCGCGACCTCGGAACCCATCATCTGAAGGACATTCCGGAACCCGAACGCCTGTACCAAGTCACTGCCGACGGCCTGCAGACCGACTTCCCGGCACCGCGGACGCTCGGTACGGCGACCAGCCTCCCGGCCCCGGCGACGCCACTCCTCGGCCGCGACCACGACGTCGAGCGCATCAGGGCGCTGCTCGCGGATCCGGACGTCCGGCTCGTCACGCTGACCGGACCGGGTGGCGCGGGCAAGACCCGGCTCGCGATCGGCGCCGCGGCCGAGCTCCCGGCCAGGTTCCCCGGCGGTGTGTACTTCGTACCGCTCGCAGCAGCCACGTCCGGGCAGGTGCTGTGGTCGACGATCGCCGAGGTCCTGGACATCCCGCCGCGCGAGCGCGGCCGGGTGGTCGCGTACCTCGCCCAACGCACGCTGCTGCTGGTCCTCGACAACCTCGAACAACTCCAGGACGCCGGCCAGATAGTTGCCGAGATCATCGAAGGCGCCGGACAGGTGAAACTGCTCGTCACGTCCCGGCGCGCACTCGGGCTGCCTGGCGAGTACCGGCATCCGGTGGTTCCGCTGCAGGCCGGCGATGCTGACTCGGCCGCCGTACAGCTCTTCGTGCAACGTGCTCGAGCGGTGCGGCCCGAGTTCACGCTGACACCGGAGAACACGGCCGATGTCGTCGAGCTCTGCCGGCGACTCGACGGGCTGCCACTGGCGATCGAGCTGTGTGCGCCGCGCGTACGCCTGCTGAGCGTCAAGGAGCTGTCCGCACGGATCGGTCAGGCGCTGGACATCGCATCGACGAGTTCGGCGACGCCGGAACGTCAGCGCACGCTGCGCGCCACGATCGCCTGGTCGGATGCGCTGCTCACCCCCGAGTACCGGCGTACGTTCCGGCAACTCTCGGTCTTCGCCGGCGGCGCCGGGCTGGCCGCTGTCCAGAAAGTTGTCACCGGCATCGATCCGCTGGACGCGATCGCCGAGCTGTGCGACGCCAACCTGATCACGCTCGTCGAGGGACCGGACGGCACGCGCATCCGGCTCCTGGAGACCGTGCGGCAGTACGCCGCCGAGGGACTCACCGCCAAGCACGAAACCGCCCATGCCGTCTATTACGCCGACCTGGCTGAGGAGCTCGAACGCACGAAGCAGACCTCGCCCGACTACCCGATCGAGCGCGCCGAGGCCGACCTGGACAACTTCCGGGCGGCGCTCGCGTGGTCGACCGAGAACGACGTACCGACGGCTCTGCGGCTGTGCTCGGCGCTCGGCTGGGTCTGGATGCTCGGCGGCTACCTGGCCGAGAGCCGCGCCCGGCACGAGGAGGTCGTGGCTGCCGCCGGTACGACAGCCTCGCCGGAGCTGGCCGCGTGTCTACGTGGCCTGAGCAACCTGCTGCTGGTCCAGGGCGAGATCGAGCGCGCGCACGAGGTGACGACCCGCAGTCTGCAGCTGGCCCGGGACCTCGGCGATCCGGCCGGCGTCGCGTTCGGGCTGACCGTTCTCGGTTCGGTACAACGCGCGCAGGGCGACTTGGAGGCGGCTCGGACGACGCTGACCGACGCGGTGGGCCGGCTGCGTGCTCTCGACGAGCCGTGGCGGCTGGCCCGGGTGCTCGGCCATCTCGGCGGGATCGAGGAGGAGCTCGGGAACTTCGGGCCCGCGGAGGAGCTGTTGCGCGAGGCACTCACCCGAACCGAGGAACTCGGGGACGTGCACGAGATCGCCGCTCAGGGACAGAACCTGGCCTACCTGCTGATCCTCGCCGGGCGGCTCTCCGAAGCCGCTGACCTGGTCCTCGAGCTGCGGCCGACCGTGCTGGCGCTCGGCAGCCCGGGCCTCACGATGGCGTTCTCGAACACCGCGATGAATCTGTTGCTCCGTCGCGGCGATCCGGTCGGCGCGGCGCGCTTGTTCGGTGCGGAGGAGGCAATGGGCGAGCGCCTGCAGATCCCCAATCCGTACCTGGCCGAGGAGCTCGCCGAGGCGCTCGAGCTGGTCGGCGACACGCTGTCCCGCGCCGATTGGGAGGGGTATCGCCAGGCGGGGCGGGCGGAGCGGGTCGAGGATCTGCTGGACCGGTTGACGTTTCCGGCCGGTTGACCACCGAGAGTACGGAACTACATACTGCTTCCACCGCCGTCGGCGGGCTGCTGTGGGGGCAGCTGGGGACTCATGGGGAAACGAGGGGGGCACGCTGTGCATGCCTTGAAGTTGTTTCGTGCTGCGCTGATCACGGGGATTCTCGGTACGTCGCTGGCGGTTCCGGCGACCGCTATGGCCGAGGACCCGCCGCCGACCAGCTCCGTCGACGTCAGTTCGACGACATTGAACCCGGGGGACACCTTCACCGTCACCGAGACGGTGTACAACAAGATCGCGATCCCGATCGAGGGCGGCAAGGCGGCCCTGTACGCCCAGGGCGCCAACCTGACCGACTGGGTCGACCTGGTCAGTTGCACGGGGGCAACGATCTGCTATCCGTTCAACGGCCAGCACTTCCGCGGTGACGTCGGCGACGTACCGCCGGGCGAGAGCCGGACCGTGGTGTTCACGTTCCGCGTGAAGGACGACCCGGCGGCCGGTCCGTTCGTACTGGTGGACCAGTTCATCGGCGACAACTACTCGTTCGATGCCTACACCGGGCCGACGATCACGATCACGCCGCGAGCGGCCGATGTCGCGGTGTCGCTGACCGCGTCGGCGCGGAGCCTGCTCACGACGCGGATCACGTACACGATCACCGTCAAGAACAACGGACCGGGCGACGCGACCGGGATCCGGGTGGTCGGCACCTATCCGGCCGGCCTGGTCTGGGCGGGCTCGACCTGTACCCGCGTGGGTACGACGAGATCCGTCAACTGCGACATCGCCTCGCTGGCGGCCGGCGCGAGTACGACGCGCACGCTCTCGGCGGACACCACGCTGCTCACGGTCGGATCGTTGACCGCGACGGCGCAGCGGACGGCGAGCTCGCCGGACGATCCGGTGGCGGCGAACGACAAGGCCAGCCGCACCTGCAACGCGCTGACCGGGTTGATCGTGCACTGCTGACGTACTGAGGTTTCGCTGACGGCCGGCGGCCGCGGGTTCTCGAGTCCCCGCGGCCGCCGGCTTCTGTTGTGTGTCTTGCGTCGAGGGGTGGCAGAGGTTTACGGTCCGGGTTAACGTTTAAGTGAGTGTTAGTGAGCACTTCTTCGAAACTTGGAGCAACTATGATCAGTCGGCGGCGGTTTCTGCAGGTGAGCGGGGCGGCCCTCGGCGCCTCGACGCTGGCAGCCTGCGGGGACGGTGGAGCAGCAGGAGGCGGTGCGAAGGCGTCGAGCGAGCTCAAGCTACCGACGTACAAACCGTTCGAAGGGCTGCACCCGGACCTGCCCGGGGCCGCGTCCGGCCTCGAGCCCGGCTTCCTGAGGTTCCCGGCGGACGCGGTGGCGAGCGTCAAGGCGCCGCCGCTGAAGAACGCGGTGACCGCGCTCACCGAAACGTTCGCGACCCCGCCGCCGCCGATGGGCAGCAACCCGATGTGGCAGGCACTCAACCAGGCGCTCGGCGCCGAGCTCAAGCTCACCATCGGCACCGACCCGGGCTATCCGGAGAAGTTCGCCACGCTGCTGGCCAGCGATTCGCTGCCGGACCTGATGTGGCTGCCGCCGAACCAGGGCATCCCGAACATCGGCCCGATGCTCGAGGCGAAGTTCCAGGACCTGACCAAGTACCTGTCCGCCGACGCCGTGCTGGAGTACCCGAACCTGGCCGCGCTGAAGCCGGCCTCCTGGCGGACGGCTGTTGTCAACGGCAAGATCTGGGGTGCGCCGATCCCGTCCACACCGTTCGGCCAGGTGATGATGGGCAATCCGAAGACCTGGGCGAAGGTCGGCGGTCTGCAGTGCAGCACGGCGGACGAGTTCTTTGCCAAGTGCAAGGAGCTGACCAACGGTACGAACTATGCGCTCGAGCCGGCCATCATCAACATGCTGCACATGTTCGGCGAGTGGTTCGGTGCCCCGAACTCCTGGCGGGTGAACCAGGACCGGTCGCTGACGCACCTGTACGAGACCGACAACTACAAGGCCGCCGTCGAGTACGCCGCCAAGCTCTGGGCCGCGAAGGTCTTCTACCCCGACCTCAACCTCGCCGACGCGACGCCGAAGACCGTGAACGGGCAGATCGCCGCGCAGGTCGTGGTCGGTCCGCGAGCGACCGCGGACTTCCGCAATCTCGACCCGACGCTGTTCGTGGACACGATGATCCCGTTCGGCCACGACGGCAAGGCGAAACCCACCTACGACATGGGCTACGGCACGGTCGGGTTCACGCCGTTCAAGAAGACCGGCGAGGGCCGGATCCGCGAGCTGCTCGCGCTGATGGACTACCTGTCGGCGCCGTTCGGCACCAAGGAGTACCTGGTGAAGAACTTCGGCGTCGAGGGCCAGCAGTACCAGCTGGACGCGCAGGGGAACCCGGTGCTCACCAAGGCCGGCAACCAGCAGGCGCCGGGCCTGGTCAGTGCGCTGCAGATCATGAACTCGCCGGAGAGCGTGATCTTCAACCCGGCGTACCCTTCCGACACCCAGAAGATCTACGCGACCGAGCAGAAGCTGCTGAAGTACGCGATGCGGAACCCGACCGCCGGCACGTACTCCGACACGTCGAGCAAGGTCGGCCCGAAGCTGACCGCGGCGTTCCGGGACACCATCGTCGACATCGTCACCGGCCGGCACAAGATGGACGCGTACGACGCGGCGCTGAAGCGCTGGAAGTCCGGCGGCGGTGACAAGATGCGGGACGAGTTCGCGGCCGTACTGCCGGCGAGCGTTCCGGTCACCGGCTCGTGATGCTGAAGCCGAGCGCCCCGAAGCGGCAGGCCAGGAACGGCCTGCCGCTGAAGGCGAAGTGGGCCCGGGACTGGCAGATGGTGCTGCTGATGATCCCCGGTGTGCTGTTCCTGCTGGTGTTCTTCTACCTGCCGGTGATCGGCAACGTGGTCGCGTTCCAGGACTTCCAGCCGTACCTCGGGATCATGCACAGCGAGTGGAACGGCCTGCAGAACTTCGTCAATCTCTACGACAACCCGGACTTCTGGGACGCGCTGCGGAACACGCTGCTGCTGGCCGGCGTCCAGCTGCTGCTGTTCTTCCCGGTGCCGATCGGGCTGGCGCTGATCGTCGACTCGCTGGTCAGCAACCGTTTCCGGAAATGGTTCCAGACGATTGCCTACCTGCCGCACTTCCTGTCCTGGGTGCTGGTCGTGACGCTGTTCCAGCAGTCGCTGGGCGGGGCCGGCTTCGTCAACAACCTGCTCCGGCACGCGGGCCTGGACCCGATCCCGTTCATGACGAATCCGGACACGTTTCCGCTGCTGGTCGTCGCGCAGCTGATCTGGAAGGACGCCGGCTGGGCGATGATCATCTTCCTGGCCGCGCTGACGACTGTGGACGTGTCGCTCTACGAAGCGGCCGCCGCGGACGGCGCCGGCCGCTGGCGGCGGATGTGGCACATCACGCTGCCGTCGCTGCGCACCGTCATCGTGCTGCTGCTGATCCTGCGGATCGGCGACATCCTCAGCGTCGGGTTCGAGCAGTTCATCCTGCAACGCGACTCGGTCGGCCCGGGCGCTGCCGAAGTACTGGACACGTTCACGTACTACGCGGGTGTGGTCGGTGGTGACTGGAGCAGCGGCGCCGCGGCCGGGTTGGCCAAGGGCGTGGTCGGAGCCCTGCTGCTGTGGGGCGCGAACTCGCTCGCGCACCGGTTGGGCGAACCGGGCATCTTCCAGAAACGAGGCGTTTCATGAGGCCGGTGTGGAAGGAGAGCCCGTCTCCTGGCTACCAGGCGATCAAGGCGGTGATCCTCGGCGGCTTCGCGCTGGTGATCGTGATCCCGATCCTGGTCGTGATCTCGACGTCGCTGGCCAGCGACAAGGACATCATCAACGCCGGCGGATACGTGCTGTGGCCCTCGCATCCGACGTTCAAGGCATACCAGACGCTGTTCTCCGGTGGGCTGATGGGCCGGGCGATCCTGGTCAGCGTGTTCGTCACCGTGGTCGGTACGGCGATCGCACTGGCGGTGACGATCGCGCTCGCGTACGCCACCTCGCGGCCGGTGCTGTTCGGCCGGCCGGTGTTGCTGATGGTGCTGTTCACGTTGCTGTTCGCGCCCGGCATCATCCCCATGTTCCTGGTGGTGAAGCAGCTCGGGCTGCTCGACAGCCTGTGGTCGCTGATCCTGCCGGGCGCGCTCGGTGCGTTCAACTTCGTTGTCCTGCGCACCTTTTTCATGAACGTGCCGGGCGAACTGCTGGAGAGCGCGCGGATCGACGGCGCCAGCGACTTCACGATCCTGCGCCGGATCATCATGCCGCTGTCGAAGGCGGTGATCGCGGTCGTCGGGCTGTTCTACGCGGTCGGGTTCTGGAACGCGTTCTTCAATGCGTTGCTCTACCTGAACGACACGTCGAAGTGGCCGGTGCAGGTGATCCTGCGGACGTACGTGCTGCAGGGCAAGTCGCTGTCCGCGGATCAGCTCGGCGTACACCCGCCGCCGCAACCGCAGTCCCTGCAGATGGCCGTCGTGGTCGTCGCGCTGGTACCGATCGCGATGGTCTACCCGTTCCTCCAGCGCCACTTCACCAAGGGCGTCATCACCGGCGCAGTCAAGGGCTAGGGCATAAGCTCGCTCTATGTCCTCACCTTTGGCGGAGCGGCCGACGCTGCGGATGGTGGCGAAGGAGGCGGGTGTCTCGGTCGCGACCGTGTCGTACGTGCTGTCCGGGCGGCACCGCAGCCACACGATCAAGGACTCGACCGCGGACCGGGTCCGCGAGGCCGCGTCCCGCCTGGGTTACCGGCGCAACGACGCGGCCCGCGCGATCCGGACCGGCAAGTCGGACTTGGTCCTGCTCTCGCTGAGCGTGCTCGCGGACCCGTGGTCGCAGGCGGTCGCGGCCACCGTCAGTTCGGCGGTGAGCCCGCTCGGCAAGACCGCGCTGATCGTCGCCGACGGCGACTGGCGGACGGTACTGACGAACCGGACGCCGGACGTGATCTTCATCGACAGCATCAAGCCGGATCCTTCGCACGCCGAGGAGCTCGCCGCCTTCGCCGCGCAGGGTGTGCAGATCGTCGTGTTCAGCGAAACCCTGGAGCCGCAAGGCTTCGACGTGATCCGCTCCGGTGCAGAACCGCGCTGTCACCTCGCGGTCGAGCACCTGCTCGAACACCACGACCGGGTCGGCGCACTGACCTCGCGGACGACGGGGTTCGCGCGCTTCGACGCGTACGTCAACACGCTGCGCGCGGCCGGCAAGCCGATCGACAGCAACCAGATCGAGGTCTTCGAGCAGCACCCCGAGGGCGCGTACCGGGCCGCGATGGCGTTGCTGTCCAAGCCGGATCGGCCGACCGCGCTCTACTGTACGACCGACTTCGCCGCGATCGCCGCGGTCCGGGCGGCGCACCGGCTGCGGATCGACGTACCGCGGGACCTGGCCATCGTCGGCGTCGGCAACACGCCCGAGGGCGAGACGCTGGACCCGTCGCTGTCCACCGTCGGCCCGGTCGGCTTCAACGAGGCACTCGCGAACATCATCGTCGGACGCTTGACCGATCGAGAGGGTGCGCCTGGTGAAGTGTTCGACTTCCCCTGGCAACTGATCGTCCGGGAATCTTCTTGAGCGAACCGAAGCTCGTACCGCCGGGTCAAGGCTGGACCGTCGTCGACGTCGGCGAGTCCGATACGACGGTCTACTGCCGAGGAAACGTCTACGCCAAGTGTTGCGCCGCGCCCGGCGTAGCCGAACTGTCTGCCGAACGCGACCGGATCAGCTGGCTGTCCGGCACCGGGGTGCCTGGGGCAACAGTCATGGATTGGTCGGAGTCGGACGAAGGCGCGTGCTTGCTGACGTCTGCGGTGCCGGGGGTCCGTGGTGATCTCCTACCCAGCAGCTCGCACGAGCGGGCGATGTGGAGTCTGGGGCGGGTGTTGCGGGAGCTGCATTCGCTGGAGGGCTGTCCGTTCGAGCGGCCGTTGGCGGAGGTGATTGCTACCGCGGCGGACGTCGTACGGCGGGGTGCTGTCAATTCGCAGTTCCTGACCGACGAGTGGCGCAGGGTTCCGCCGGAGGAGTTGCTGGCGGAGGTCGTTGCTGAGAGCGCCTACGTGGAGAAGGTGCTGGAACCGGTCGTCTGTCACGGGGACGCCTGCCTGCCGAACATCTTCTTCGATCCGGACACGCTGGAGGTGACCGGGCTGATCGACCTCGGGCGGCTCGGGATCGCCGACCGGTACGCCGACCTCGCGCTCACCACGATCCAGCTGCACGACGAGTGGTCCGCGGACCCGGCGCCGTTCCTCCAGGCATACGGCGTACCCGATCCGGACCCGCGCCGCCTACACTTCTTCCGCCTTCTCGACCCACTGACCTGGGGCTGACCATGACCGAAGTCGACATCGTCGCGTTCGTCGTATCCCGTGAGCACGCGTTCGACGGCCGCCCCGGCGACGGTCCGCGCCCGGACCCGGCGCCGGTCGACCGTGCGGAGATCGAGGTCCGCGCCGGCCTCGGCATCGTCGGCGACCGGTACTACGGCCAGACCATCCACAAGAACGCCGCCGTCACCTTCATCGACGAGGCGTCCCTCGACGAGGTGGTCCGCGTACTCGGCCTGCCCGGCCCGCTCGACCCACACCTGACCCGTCGCAACATCACCCTCCGCGGCTTCCCGATCGACGAACTCGCCGCCCGCCGGACCCCCGACGGCACCCGCCACCCGGGCCGCCGCTTCACTCTCGACGGCATCACCTTCCAGGCCAACCGCCCCGCCAACCCGTGCGCCTGGATGGACGAGGTCCTCGCGCCCGGCGCCATGAAGGCCCTCCGCAAGCGCGGTGGCATCCGCGCCACCCCGCTCACCTCAGGCACCCTCCGCCTCGGCCCAGCGACCCTCACCGTCCTCGACTGACCGGAACCTCGGACCCGAGCTCCCGGATCAACGTCGTCGGCTTCCCCGCGATCGAACGACGCAGTCCCGGCATCCGCAGTACTTTCAGCAACATCCGCCGCGCAACCAACTCCCAGCGGCTCCTCGGCAAGAACCACCGCGCGGTCGACCGCGCAACCTTCTGCTTCTCCTCGACCACCGGCCGCCAAATGCGTTCGTACTCGGCCATGCCGGCCTCGACCGACGACGCCGCAACCAACTTCTCCGCCAGCAAGAAGGCACCGGCAATCCCCAGCGACGCGCCTTGCCCGGCCAGCAACGACACCGCGCCGCACGCGTCACCGACGAGCACGACCCGTCCCGAACTCCATCGCGGCATCACCACCTGCGCGACCTGGTCGTAGTAGATCCGCTCCGGCTCCGGACACAACGCCAACGCCCGCGGCACCACCCACCCCAGCCCCGAGTACGCCGACCTGATCGCGGCTCGGGTGTCCGCCGGTACGTCGGGATCCGCCGTCCGGTGCACCGCGAACGACGCCACCCGCCCGTCCCGCAACGCGTAGAACCCGAACTGGCTGCCCCGCGTGTCGGTCAGGCAGAACCGCCCGCCGATCTCGTCGTGAATCTCCGGCGCGTCGAAGCTGTACGCCGCCGTGTGGAACCCGAGGAACCTGACGTACGACGAACCGAACACCTCCCGGCGTACGGCGGAATGGATGCCGTCGGCACCTATCAGGGCATCCCCGTCCAGCGACGACCCGTCCGCGAGCTCCACCCGAACGCCGTCGGCGCGCGACGTGACGCCGGTGAGCGTCGCGCCGTACCGCAGCTCCACTGTGCTGGGCAGGTGATCGCGCAGTACCTTCTCAAGGTCCGGCCGCATCACGCTGAGCAGGTCGCCCTCGGCGAACTGCTTGATGTCGATCCCCGCCTGCCGGCGGCCGCGTTCGTCGACGAGGACCGCCTCGTCGACGTGGTACGCGACCTCCTGCAGCGCGGGCAGCAGGCCCATCGCGGCCATCGCGTCGTACCCCGGACCGAAGAAGTCGATCATGTAGCCCTGCGGGCGCGGGCCGGGGCTCCGCTCGAGCACAGTGACGTCCTGGCCGAGCGTCGAGAGGCGGTTTGCCAGCGCCAGTCCGGCGATCCCGGCTCCGCAGATGATTGCATGCATTCAACTCACCAGCCTTTGCAGAACAGCCTTTAGCGCCGGGGGTTCCGGCCCGAGGGTGCGGTGGAGGAGCAGGCCGTCGATGGCGGCGGCGAGGACGGCGGCGGTTCCGGCCGGCTCCGGTACCTGGTGGATCGTCAGCCAGTCGGCGACCCGGGTCCGGAAGTCGGTGAGGATCGCGGCGATCTGCGTACGCAGGCGTTCGTCGCGGGTCGCGGCCAGGTACGTCTCGGTGAAGAGCAGCGACATCGGGTCGGTTCCGTCGTACTGCTCGACCGAGGCCAGCATGGCCTCGATCCCGGCGGCCGGCGTGGTCGCGGCCATGAACAGCTCGTCGGTTGCCGCCAGCACCTGGCGCATGGCGGCGATCGCGGCGGCGGTCAGTACGTCCTGGACCGACGAGAAGTGGTAGTGCACGACGCTCGGCGTGACCCCGGCGCGGTCGGCGAGGATGCGGGTGCTGACGGCGGACCAGCCGCGTTCGGGGATCAGTTCGGCCGCCGCGGCCAGCAGCCGCAGCCGGACCTCCTGACCTTGCTTTGCCGTCGGCGCCATCTCGAAATCCTCCAGGGCGATCGTCCTGTACGATCGTCCTGATCGTAGCGATGAGAACAGCCCGGGCACAAGGCCCGGGCTGGACGGGACTACCTCACGGACCTACTTACGGCCGAACTTCCACCATTTCGGCTTGTTCATCTTGATCTCGTCCGGCTCCATCGGCGGCGGCACCGGCGGGCGCGACTCCTCGGTCAGGAAGTTGCCGGACTCGGTGTCGTACGGCGTGACGCCGAGCTTGCGGCTGATCTCCATCACGATCGGGATCGACCGCGGACCGTCGTTCAGGTAGAAGGTGATGTCGTGGACCTCGACACCCTTGCCGATCGTCATCTCGACGTCGAAGTCCGCGCTCCGCAGCGCCAACCACGACGGCTTGCTGGTGTCGACGTCCGGCACCACCTCCCGCACCGCCGCCACCACCTCGGTCGCGGTCCCGACCGAGGGCGGCTCGTAGTCGACCGGCACGTCGTCGAGGCGTCGAATGCCTCCTGGCCCTCGCATCGCATACACAGCCCAGCTCATACCCCCAGCATGCCAGGCGGTCAGCGTTTACGCGCCGCGAGGATCGCAAACGTCAGGTACTGGCCCTTGTCGGCTTCGAGCATCCCGATCGATCCGGACCGCCGCTCGTCCCGGTACCCGGCGACCGCACGTGACCACCGCAGCCAGTCCGCCCACCCGTTCTCCTGGAGCCGGGCCGCAGTGACATCGACCAACTCGGTGGTCGCCCACCGGAACTGAGGTCCGTCATCCGGCACAGGGTAGCGGTGGGTAAACGGGATGTGCTTGGGATTTCTGGCGGGGCAGAGTGGGGGAATGGTTGAACTTGATCCGGTGATCCGGTCGTTCTATCGGGATCGGTACGTCGAGGACGAGCGGCTGGTGGTGCGCGGGCACGGGCGGCTGGAGTTCGTGCGGACGCAGGAGTTGCTGCGGCGGTGGTTGCCGCCGGCGTCCGTCGTACTGGACGTCGGTGGTGCGACCGGCGTCCACGCGCGGTGGCTGGCGGTGGACGGGCATCAGGTGACGTTGGTGGATCCGGTGCCGGAGCACGTCTCGGCGGCCGCCGCCGTCGGGGGTTTCGCGGCTGAGGTCGGTGATGCACGGGCACTGCGGCAGGCGGATGCGAGTGTGGACGTGACGCTGCTGCTCGGTCCGCTGTATCACCTCGTGGACGCCGCGGACCGCGCGCAGGCGCTGGCGGAGGCCGTACGGGTGACGCGGCCCGGTGGCTTGGTCGTCGCGGCGGCGATCAACCGGTACGGCGGGTTACTCGAAGCCGGCAGCAACGGGACGCTGACCGACGAGAATCTCCACGTGTTCACCGAGGCGTTCGCGTCCGGCGCGATCGACGGGTCGTACGGGTTCACAGTCGCGTACTTCCACCACGCCGACGAACTGGCCGGCGAACTCGCGGCCGCCGGCCTCGCTGAGGTCGACGTACTCGGGGTGGAAGGTCCGGCCGCGAACATCCTTCAGAACGCCGCTCCGGAGCAGGTCGACGACCTGCTCCCGTCCGCGGTGCTGTTCGCGCGGCTGGTCGAGTCCGACCCGAACCTCCGCGCCGCCAGCCCACATTTCCTCGCCCACGGGCGGGTAGCCGGCTGACCGCGTTCCGTGACGGCGGTCGCGAAACGATGTCAAAAGCTGCAATCCGGTTCTCCGGATGGCGGTCCAGGCCGTAATATCAGCCGGCGGCCGGCACTGGGGGTGTTCCGGCCATTCTGATGGGGACCGGCACTCGTCCGGTACTGGGGAGAAGCGGAAAAGTATGGCGGACAAGCCGGTACCCAAGCCTGGTCACTTCCTGCCCGGCGGCGACGGCCACCAGAGCACGGCAGAAACCGGCACCACGGATTCGGAAAGCCGCGGAACCGTCCCGGTGGCTCCGTTGGCGGCACCCACGCCACGGCTCGGCGGCGACCGGGAGCCGGTCCAGCCGCAGCTCTCCGGCAGCCGGCTCGACTCCCGCCGGACGACGCTGTCCGGCACCCGGTTCGGCCCGCCGGCCGCGGATGACCGAGCGGCCGCGGCGTACCGCGAGGTGTTCCACCCCGAGCCGATCCCGTTCATGCCGAAGAAGCGCTCCAAGGGCCTGGTCGCGCTGATCGTCGTCGCGGTCCTGCTCGTCGTCGGTGGCGGGGTCACGTTCGTGCTCAAGGTGCTGCCGAAGTTCGACGACTACGTCGCGAACCCGATGGGTACGCCGTCGGTGAAGTCCAGCGACGGACCGGCGACCACTGATCCGGCCGCGAAGGGCACGCCGGACGCCGACATCGTCGGAAAGAACGCGATCTACACCGCCGGCAAGCTGGCGGTGGCGAAGTGCCAGGAGCCGGCGTTCCGCCCGACCTCCGAGGAAAACGTGCGCTCGTACTACCAGGCGCTGACCGCATGTATGGACAAAGCCTGGGAGCCGATCGTCACCAAGGCCGGGTTCACGTTCCGCTCGCCGCGGCTGATCGTGTTCGACGACGGCGAGGAGACCGCCTGCGGCGTACAGCAGGACCTCGCGCTGTACTGCCAGGACGACCAGGGCGGCAGCGTCACGATGCCGTGGCAGAAGATCGTCGAGAACTACCCGAAGCACAAGGCGGAGACCCGCGCGGAGATGGCGCAGACCTTCAGCTTCGTGTACGGCGTACATGTCCAGAACCTGACCGGGATGGCCGAGGCCGCCGACAACCTCGCCGACACCGCCGCGAACAAGGCCGCCGAGCTCGAGGTGCACCGCCGGGCCGCGCTGCAGGCGTCCTGCTTCGGCGCGGCGTTCTTCGGCGCCGCGAAGGCGAGCTTCCCGCTCCGCGGCGAACTGCTGACGCAGTGGAACGACCTGGTCAAGCGCAGCGGCGACGAGAACTCCAAGGACAAGACCCGCGACCACGGCTCCGCCAAGAGCGTCGC from Kribbella jejuensis includes these protein-coding regions:
- a CDS encoding LacI family DNA-binding transcriptional regulator; translation: MSSPLAERPTLRMVAKEAGVSVATVSYVLSGRHRSHTIKDSTADRVREAASRLGYRRNDAARAIRTGKSDLVLLSLSVLADPWSQAVAATVSSAVSPLGKTALIVADGDWRTVLTNRTPDVIFIDSIKPDPSHAEELAAFAAQGVQIVVFSETLEPQGFDVIRSGAEPRCHLAVEHLLEHHDRVGALTSRTTGFARFDAYVNTLRAAGKPIDSNQIEVFEQHPEGAYRAAMALLSKPDRPTALYCTTDFAAIAAVRAAHRLRIDVPRDLAIVGVGNTPEGETLDPSLSTVGPVGFNEALANIIVGRLTDREGAPGEVFDFPWQLIVRESS
- a CDS encoding aminoglycoside 3'-phosphotransferase, which codes for MSEPKLVPPGQGWTVVDVGESDTTVYCRGNVYAKCCAAPGVAELSAERDRISWLSGTGVPGATVMDWSESDEGACLLTSAVPGVRGDLLPSSSHERAMWSLGRVLRELHSLEGCPFERPLAEVIATAADVVRRGAVNSQFLTDEWRRVPPEELLAEVVAESAYVEKVLEPVVCHGDACLPNIFFDPDTLEVTGLIDLGRLGIADRYADLALTTIQLHDEWSADPAPFLQAYGVPDPDPRRLHFFRLLDPLTWG
- a CDS encoding MOSC domain-containing protein, giving the protein MTEVDIVAFVVSREHAFDGRPGDGPRPDPAPVDRAEIEVRAGLGIVGDRYYGQTIHKNAAVTFIDEASLDEVVRVLGLPGPLDPHLTRRNITLRGFPIDELAARRTPDGTRHPGRRFTLDGITFQANRPANPCAWMDEVLAPGAMKALRKRGGIRATPLTSGTLRLGPATLTVLD
- a CDS encoding FAD-dependent monooxygenase, with the translated sequence MHAIICGAGIAGLALANRLSTLGQDVTVLERSPGPRPQGYMIDFFGPGYDAMAAMGLLPALQEVAYHVDEAVLVDERGRRQAGIDIKQFAEGDLLSVMRPDLEKVLRDHLPSTVELRYGATLTGVTSRADGVRVELADGSSLDGDALIGADGIHSAVRREVFGSSYVRFLGFHTAAYSFDAPEIHDEIGGRFCLTDTRGSQFGFYALRDGRVASFAVHRTADPDVPADTRAAIRSAYSGLGWVVPRALALCPEPERIYYDQVAQVVMPRWSSGRVVLVGDACGAVSLLAGQGASLGIAGAFLLAEKLVAASSVEAGMAEYERIWRPVVEEKQKVARSTARWFLPRSRWELVARRMLLKVLRMPGLRRSIAGKPTTLIRELGSEVPVSRGR
- a CDS encoding TetR/AcrR family transcriptional regulator gives rise to the protein MAPTAKQGQEVRLRLLAAAAELIPERGWSAVSTRILADRAGVTPSVVHYHFSSVQDVLTAAAIAAMRQVLAATDELFMAATTPAAGIEAMLASVEQYDGTDPMSLLFTETYLAATRDERLRTQIAAILTDFRTRVADWLTIHQVPEPAGTAAVLAAAIDGLLLHRTLGPEPPALKAVLQRLVS
- a CDS encoding class I SAM-dependent methyltransferase gives rise to the protein MVELDPVIRSFYRDRYVEDERLVVRGHGRLEFVRTQELLRRWLPPASVVLDVGGATGVHARWLAVDGHQVTLVDPVPEHVSAAAAVGGFAAEVGDARALRQADASVDVTLLLGPLYHLVDAADRAQALAEAVRVTRPGGLVVAAAINRYGGLLEAGSNGTLTDENLHVFTEAFASGAIDGSYGFTVAYFHHADELAGELAAAGLAEVDVLGVEGPAANILQNAAPEQVDDLLPSAVLFARLVESDPNLRAASPHFLAHGRVAG
- a CDS encoding neutral zinc metallopeptidase, with the translated sequence MADKPVPKPGHFLPGGDGHQSTAETGTTDSESRGTVPVAPLAAPTPRLGGDREPVQPQLSGSRLDSRRTTLSGTRFGPPAADDRAAAAYREVFHPEPIPFMPKKRSKGLVALIVVAVLLVVGGGVTFVLKVLPKFDDYVANPMGTPSVKSSDGPATTDPAAKGTPDADIVGKNAIYTAGKLAVAKCQEPAFRPTSEENVRSYYQALTACMDKAWEPIVTKAGFTFRSPRLIVFDDGEETACGVQQDLALYCQDDQGGSVTMPWQKIVENYPKHKAETRAEMAQTFSFVYGVHVQNLTGMAEAADNLADTAANKAAELEVHRRAALQASCFGAAFFGAAKASFPLRGELLTQWNDLVKRSGDENSKDKTRDHGSAKSVALWMNQGFATTNPGACNTFVAASAKVS